In the genome of Brachypodium distachyon strain Bd21 chromosome 3, Brachypodium_distachyon_v3.0, whole genome shotgun sequence, the window CATCTCTCTGAGCTGATCGAAACAGTGTTGACTGACCTAGAATCGAGCAAGTGTGTGGCTGTAGAGGAGGATATGTACCTGAAGCCACTCAACCTTGGTCTCATTGCCGCGTACTACTACATTAGCTACACAACAATCGAACGATTCAGTTCGATGTTAACTCAGAAGACTAAGATGAAGGGTCTTCTGGAGATTCTAGCTTCTGCATCAGAATATGCTGAGCTTCCAAGTCGCCCAGGTGAAGAAGAATACATTGAGAGGCTAGTTCGTCACCAGAGGTTTTCTATTGAGAAGCCCAAGTATGGTGATCCACATGTCAAGGCCAACGCACTGCTGCAGTCCCACTTTGCAAGGCACACAGTGGTTGGGAACCTTGCAGCTGACCAGCGGGAGATCCTCCTTTCTGCCCATAGATTACTCCAGGCAATGGTTGATGTTATCTCCAGCAATGGATGGCTCAGTCTTGCTCTCAACGCAATGGAGTTGAGTCAAATGGTGACACAAGGGATGTGGGACCGTGATTCTGTGCTGCTTCAAATTCCGCACTTTACCAGGGAGCTAGCTCGGAGATGCCAGGAAAATGAAGGGAAGCCCATTGAGAGCATCTTTGAACTGGCGGAGATGGGCATTGATGAGATGCGGGATCTGCTGCAGCTATCAAACTCTGAGCTGCATGACGTTGTCGAATTCTTCAAACGGTTCCCCAACATCGACATGGCTTATGAAGTTCGCGAGGGCGATGATATAAGGGCCGGCGACAGCGTAACCTTGCAGGTTACTCTGGAGCGTGACATGACGAACTTGCCGTCCGAGGTCGGGCCAGTTCATGCCCCAAGGTTCCCGAAGCCCAAGGAAGAAGGCTGGTGGCTGGTGGTCGGCGACTTCTCCACCAAACAGTTGCTGGCGATCAAGAGGGTCGCCCTCCAGAAGAGGGCTCGGGTGAAGCTCGAGTTCACTGCTGCTGCAGAACCAGGGCAGAAGGAGTACATGATCTACCTGATGTCGGATTCCTACCTGGGCTGCGACCAGGAGTACGAGTTCACCATTGACGTGAAGGATGCTGGAGCGGATTGATTGGCAGGGAACTCTTGTATCTTTTTTATGTAACCAGAGAACTTGACGATTTCCCTGTTTGTAATATCTGAAGTTTTAGCTTTAATTCAGTGTAATTGATGCGATCTTGTGCTGGTGCTTGTGCTATTTGTGTTTTTGTATGATGACGATCTGGCACGGTATTGTGGATGTATTAAACATCTTTTACAGCTATGTTAGAAGCCCCAAGGATCTGAATATTCGTGCTGATGGTTTGATGGCTGCATTTCTGAATCTGAATGTTCATGCCGATGATTTCATTGTTTCGGACTTTTTTTAATCTCCTCTTAGGGTATGGATCTTGCAATCGTGAGTAATGACAGGTTAGAACGTGAAGTTGAATCCTGGTTGTTGGGGGGCTGTTAACTCTGTAGCCTTTGAGTTATTCTGGGCACTTTTAACCTTCTCTCCTGCGGCCTCCGCCATATGGTTTCGATGGTCAAGGGACCAAATTTTACTCAATTATGTCCTGGAAAGCTCGTAAACTACCGCATCACTCGcaatgaaaaagaaataagTTTGAATGTACATTCTGAAAGTGTTTATTTATGCCATAGTtgctctgaaaaaaaaaagaaattatgCCTTAGTAAAATTGGGCTGGCACTTGCAGTCCCATCAGCTAATGCATCTGTACACGAACAGATATTTCCCTCTAATAGCCGATGATTCTCTCCTTGGTCCAGCCTTGCCAGTTTTGCCGCTTAGCTTATCACATGGAGTACAATTGACAGTTCAAACTGGACAGCAAAGAAAGGATAACACTTATCTCTGAAGCCTCTGTCCCAACAAATCTGAATAATCCTGAAACCGCTGCCCAAATCTGGACGACAATTCGTGAACCGCAACCCAAATCTGatcagatgcatgcatgttctcaACAATCATCAATGGGGCCTAATCTGTCGAGCTGACGGTTTCTTCTTGTCCCATTCGTAttgctcttctcctcctttgGTGTATAAATATCACCCAAATCCACTATTCAAATATCACTCATCAAAGAATTCACCGTAGCTGTAGCACTGGAGCTagagatggggaagaagaagcttgtGCCATTGCTGGTGATCCTGGCCATCCTTCTCGTCGCCACTTGTGAGTCAAAAACTTCAGATCCTTACccgtaaaaaataaaaataaaaactttaTATCCTTGGAGTGAATCTTGCTGCGAATCCACAGTCAAAATTTCTCCGTATCGAATTAATTTGGTTGGAGTGAATTCTGTGTTGTGATTTTTACATACAGACAGATGTGTTGTCTGAAATGTCAAAACTGTGTTCTTGTGTGCAGGTGAGATGGCCGCAGCTGGGGACGATGATGtggcctcccgccgcctccggcagCAGCCAGCCATCGtccgccctccgccgcctcagcagcagcagcagcagagctgGTCACAGCCGCCTCGTCCCCCTGTTCTTCGCGCATGACCGATCCACTCCATGGAATAGAGCTCGTCTTCTCTTcactggctagctagctagctcttcATGATGATGAGCGTATGCAATGGAAGAGACTAGAGAGAGATCTCTGATGAATAAAACAATttaaatgaatgaatgaactTTTCTCTTCAGCTAATTAATCACTCTTGCTTGCCTCAGAGCCATGGCCAGCCCCAGCTGTTATTAGTTGTTCTTCAGCATTTCTAATGTCCAACAATGCATGGTCGAATGCCCCTCTACCTATAATTAACAATCCGAGATTATCACATCATCAATGAGTAAAGgtataaaacaaaattaagataATTATCCAACCAAACATTCGATCAATCAACTCTCTTAGACTCTAGCTTAGCTCATCTATTGCGGTTTGATTATTCTTTAGGCGCTCAGTCGGATGATGGACGTGCTGTCGGAGTCTGGCCTTTGGGCCGAATCTTGTCCGTGGGCCGTGGGCCTTGCAACCCGTGGGATTCCCCGACAGGAACAGTGTAGGAGCAGGAAGCTAAAAGCAtatttgctgtcaaaaaataaaaaacaattgctgtcaaaaataaataaaaggaaGCTAAAAGCGTTGAAACAAAACTTGACAAAATTGAGCAGGAAACCATCCAGCTGGTATAAACTGAACAAAAATCGAGGTTACACAGACCTTGGACAAAGAAGCCAATTAAACCGCTTGCTTCAAGGATGCCACGTCCCCATCCACGTGTACCGCCCTACTCCAACACGTggcctgcatgcatgtaggCATGTAGCTAGTATCCCATTTACATGCACATGCgatatcgatcgatccagGTCCAGGATGGAGagagctatatatatacatatatggaTGGCTTCATTTGTTTGTAGATCATACACATTCACACATTCTCAAgtgcaaattaattaagagaGAAATGAGAGGCGTTATTAGCATGATGGTAGTCCTGCGTGTAGTGATGGCAACAGAGTTAGTGCAGGCGGATGTTTGCTGCTGCACAGCTGAGCAACTAGCTTGCTACGCCGCCAAACAAGCTTGCCCCTGCCTGGATACCAGACTGCCAGGAAATACCCTGCCACTGTGAAGAATATTCTGGTGGCTGCCCTTGGTATTGCGCCACCACTGATCATCTTGCTGCTCCTGCTCAAGgtatttaattaatttacaatcattttatatgtatttatatATAATTGCCGACTCACATACATAcagtgtatatgtatatattaCTGATTACTccttctgattctaaattcttactcaaatttgtctaatgtatctattcttaaaaaacgtccaaatacatgtaatatttcgacaacaatttagaatcggagggagtagttcgtAATTAACCAATTCATTTCCTCGCTAATTTCGTGTTTGCTATATTAATTACTCTAGATCATGCATGTCAgcatgtgtgtatatatacctatttatattatttttttcagtcCTTGGCCGTAAAGAAAAAGAGGAATACAAGCACGTCTCCATGGAACGCTGCGCCAACGAATGCTACCGTCGGTGCACCGAGCACAAGGATATATGAAGCCCCATAATAAGGCTatgcatgcataaataattatGCATCCTTAATCAAATAAATAAGAGCAAGTGCAAGAGTTGCAGGCTAAAATGTGCCAAGAATGTGTCTAGTACTGTACTACGTACTACTCCATGGTCTTTCTGTGATGTTCCTAATAATCAATGGAGATGCATGTacgtagtttttttttatgtatacCACGTGTGTGCTTGCTTTTCCACCACGGATGAATATTTCACTGCTGCTTCGGATGAATTGTCTGTAATTAATTCTACATTTTCCTTCCGAATTAACAGCAGGATCGATCGATTAAAGGggactactccctccgtttctaaatacttgtcgtgattttagtgcaaatttaggaacggagtgagtactatttatttattcagaTCTATAACATTGTCGATCATCTGTGATCCATCGATCATAATTCATAAGAGAAGAGTCTGATCGAAGAGAAGTTCTATCGATGCATCAATGCCTGCTGCCTTGGAtcggaggagggcggcgaggcggtggCGAGCGCTCAATCACCCTGAGCatgccctgctgctgctggccggaGTTCGGGCCATGGCAGCAGTAGCAGGCATCGCCATGGATCAAGCTGCAGCGGCCATGGAAGTAGCCGTAGTGCTTGCAGCAGCGCATGCACTTGCCGGCCTTGTAGCACACGCCGCTGCACAGAGGCCACCACACGTTGCACTGCAGATCGTCGCCGGCAACGACCTCCGGCACCATCTCCACTGGCACATCATTAGTCAACATCCATAATTAAGTTCCAACACAAATTGATAACACATCAATTAATTCATCTAGGATTGATTAATTAGCTTGACTTACCTGTGGTGATGAGAAGGATGGCCAGGGTCACCAGCAGTGGGGcaagcttcttctccttgccCATCATCTCCAGTAATGCTAGCTACTTGCTTCTAATGATTTTGTGAGGAGTGAGTGATTTGATTAGGTGATGCTAAGGTATTTATACACACATGATTAACCAACAAACGATTTAGGCCCATTGATTGTTGCTGAGAAGATATTATCTGAGCGGCGGTTgagaatttttcaaatttaggCCCATTGATTGTTGCTGAGATCATCTGAGCGGCGGTTGAGAATTTTTTCACAAATTTAGGCCCATTGGTTGTTGCTAAAGATTGATCACTGAACTTGTTGAGGCAAGCTTCAGAGCTAAGTGTATTCCTCTAATATGAATGAATAGATAAGCTAAGTGGCAAAACTGGCAATGCCAGTCTCACAAGActggaccatgcatgcatggagatCATCATCTGCTATTTAGAGGAAACCATTCATTCGTATTATACAAATTTGCGAGCACAATTTAATTAGGGCATCAACCTGTTCAGGCTTGAGAGTCTACATTAAAAAATTACCATCAAActgttcagacttcagattCTACTTCCAAAAACATTACTGGCGCGTCGCAATAGTTGGTACTTGGTAATCATCTACACAAAACAAGAAGGAATgttccaaaaaaaagtaagCATGGGGATTGGGGATTACAAATTTACAATAGCTCATAGCTTCTTTATCTCTAAAGACAAGATGTCGTAACCATCAAACAACTATTCTATTCCGATCGACCCCCATTGTCCATTAATTTAGCCTGCTCCCCCGAAATGCATGTGTATATGCAAGATGAGCTTACAAGACTGCcaatcaagcaagcaagccACCAGGTTTGGGAATATGGTGGAATCCAagaatgtttttctttttatttttgaggcTGAAAAGTATAATTTCTTTCGTTCAGAAACAGGATTATATTATCTTGATTATGGTAACTTTGTTTCAAAATCTTGATTATGGTAACGTTATTCTTGTACTATAAGAGTTAGGGAATTCTTTGTAATTCCAAATTTTCCTTCCTAACAACATAAATAATGGATCGATTCAAGGGggttttctcttctctttatttATTCAGATTCATCATATATATAACATCGTCTGTCATCTCTGATATATCGATCATGAATTCATGATACATGAGAGATCTCTTCCATTACATACGTTCGATCACTAGCTGTAGAGTTGAAGAGCTAAAGCTCTATCGATCAAATCCCTGCCTTGGATCAATCGATCATGCGTGAAGAGGagggcgggaggcggcggcgaccgctcGATAACCTTGtgcagccgctgctgctgctgtcgggCGCCGGAGTTGGGGCCATGGCAGCACTAGCAGACCAGGCCACGCAAGCTGCAGTGGCCAGGGTTCAAGTTGTGGTACTCGCAGCAGCTCATGCACTTGCCGGCCAAGTAGCACATGCCACCGCACTCCGGCACCTGGAAGTCGCACCGTTGCTCGTTTAGGCGGCGATCTCTGGCACCATCTCTACTGCACATCATTGAtcaacatatatacatgcaacACAA includes:
- the LOC100839710 gene encoding uncharacterized protein LOC100839710 produces the protein MMGKEKKLAPLLVTLAILLITTVEMVPEVVAGDDLQCNVWWPLCSGVCYKAGKCMRCCKHYGYFHGRCSLIHGDACYCCHGPNSGQQQQGMLRVIERSPPPRRPPPIQGSRH